One window from the genome of Myxococcus virescens encodes:
- a CDS encoding peptidoglycan-binding domain-containing protein, protein MKQRRLHLVLLDPQEVPYADTEYVLTVGRTEHCGRTAADGSLSHEVPGLAAGELLVKLSKPPAPPPRRSAPHATAKGTPPPYPPAVTDEDFPDATPAAASEPVTLRWALQLQSLPGFESDALRAAQERLHNLGYAIEGERGSPGASTKSAVRAFQRRHGLPETGQLADISRELIRLHDA, encoded by the coding sequence TTGAAGCAGCGACGGCTGCACCTGGTCCTGTTGGATCCACAGGAAGTGCCCTACGCGGATACGGAGTATGTACTCACGGTCGGCCGCACCGAGCACTGCGGCAGGACGGCGGCGGATGGCTCGCTGAGCCACGAAGTCCCGGGCCTCGCCGCGGGTGAGTTGCTGGTGAAGCTGTCCAAGCCGCCAGCGCCGCCGCCCCGCCGGAGCGCGCCTCACGCCACCGCCAAGGGCACGCCACCGCCCTACCCACCCGCCGTCACCGATGAGGACTTTCCGGACGCCACGCCTGCCGCCGCGTCCGAGCCGGTGACGCTCCGCTGGGCGCTGCAACTCCAGTCGCTCCCGGGATTCGAGTCCGACGCCCTCCGGGCCGCGCAGGAGCGGTTGCACAACCTGGGTTACGCCATTGAAGGCGAGCGCGGGTCGCCCGGAGCCTCGACGAAGTCCGCCGTGCGAGCGTTCCAGCGCCGCCATGGCCTGCCGGAAACGGGACAGCTCGCGGACATCTCCCGCGAGCTCATCCGCCTGCACGACGCCTGA
- a CDS encoding SMP-30/gluconolactonase/LRE family protein codes for MRTTDVVRHDEARCIWPARAVLGEGPFWMATEGALYWLDIPGRKVHRLDLQSGAQASWDTPLRIASLAPRRSGGFIAGTERGLAFYEPRSARLERLLDPEPEHPHNRCNDGKVDPQGRFWVGTMDDHEEAPTGGLYRFDAQGHLARIDGGYTVTNGPAFSPDGRTLYVNDSPRRVTYAFDLSPDGAASGRREFLRFEEAHGFPDGMTADAEGGLWIAFYGGGCVRRFSPDGAWLAEYRLPVAKTTSVAFAGAALDRLFVTTGREGLSAEELEAQPLAGGLFELTPDVRGVAPVPFAG; via the coding sequence ATGCGCACCACGGACGTTGTCAGGCACGACGAAGCCAGGTGCATCTGGCCCGCACGAGCCGTGCTCGGCGAGGGCCCCTTCTGGATGGCCACCGAGGGCGCGCTCTACTGGCTCGACATCCCGGGCCGCAAGGTGCACCGGCTGGACCTCCAGAGCGGTGCCCAGGCGAGCTGGGACACCCCATTGCGTATCGCCTCGCTCGCGCCCCGGCGGAGTGGAGGCTTCATCGCGGGGACGGAGCGGGGCCTGGCCTTCTACGAGCCCCGGAGCGCGCGCCTGGAGCGGCTGCTGGACCCGGAGCCTGAGCACCCCCACAACCGCTGCAATGACGGGAAGGTGGACCCGCAAGGCCGCTTCTGGGTGGGCACCATGGATGACCACGAGGAGGCGCCCACCGGCGGCCTCTATCGGTTCGACGCGCAGGGGCACCTCGCCCGAATCGATGGGGGCTACACCGTGACGAACGGCCCCGCCTTCAGCCCCGATGGGCGGACCCTCTATGTGAACGACTCGCCCCGGCGCGTCACCTACGCCTTCGACCTGAGCCCGGACGGCGCGGCCTCTGGTCGCCGGGAGTTCCTCCGCTTCGAGGAGGCGCACGGCTTCCCCGACGGAATGACGGCCGACGCGGAGGGCGGATTGTGGATTGCCTTCTACGGAGGGGGCTGCGTGCGCCGCTTCTCTCCGGACGGCGCGTGGCTGGCCGAGTACCGGCTGCCCGTGGCGAAGACGACCAGTGTCGCCTTCGCGGGGGCCGCGTTGGACCGGCTGTTCGTCACCACCGGGCGGGAGGGGCTCAGCGCGGAGGAGCTCGAGGCCCAGCCGCTGGCCGGTGGGCTCTTCGAGCTGACACCAGATGTCCGCGGCGTAGCGCCGGTGCCCTTCGCGGGCTGA